The bacterium DNA segment GGAGATGGTGATGCCGGGCGAAAACGTGAAAATGACGATCGAGCTCATCAACCCGATCGCCCTGGAAGACGGCGTCCGCTTCGCCATCCGCGAGGGCGGACGAACCGTCGGCGCCGGCGTCGTCACCAAGGTTCTGAAGTAGGCTTGGGGGGTAACGGACATGGCCAAACAACGCATTCGGATTCGGCTTAAGGCTTACGACTACAAGCTTCTGGACAAGTCGTCCAAGGAGATCGCCGAGTCCGCCAAGCGGACGGGCGCGCACGTGTCCGGGCCGATTCCGCTGCCGACGAAGATCGAAAAGTTCTGCGTGCTGCGCGGGCCGCACGTCGACAAGAAGAGCCGCGAGCAGTTCGAGATTCGCACGCACAAGCGGCTCATCGAGATCTTCGACACGACGCAGGAGACGATGGAGGCGATGGGCAAGCTCGAACTGTCGCCGGGTGTCGATGTGGACATCAAACTGATCACGAGCGGAGCGGCTTGAGGTTGACGTCATGAAGGGAATCTTCGGAACGAAACTCGGCATGACGCAGGCCTTCGACGGCGAAGGTCGGCGGCACGCGCTCACCGTCATCGAGGCGCGGCCGGGCACGATCATTCGCGTCAAGAGCGAAGAGAAGGACAAGTACGCCGCGGTGCAGGTCGGATTTTTTCCGGTCGACGCGCGCAAGGTGTCGCGTCCGGTCGCGGGGCAAGTCAAGAAGCACCTGCAATTGAAGACGGCGTTTCGCCTCGTGCGCGAATTCCGCGTGACGAACCCGGACGACTACAAGGTCGGCCAGGAGATCACCGTCGAATCGTTTGCGGCGGGCGATGTCGTCGACGTGAAGGGCAGGTCGGTCGGCAAGGGCTTCCAGGGCGCGATCCGCCGGCATCACCATTCGCGTGGCCCGATGACGCACGGCTCGAAGAATCGCCGCGAGGCCGGCTCGATCGGAACGTCGGCGACGCCGTCCCGGGTTCTGAAAGGCCGGCCGATGGCCGGGCATCTCGGAAGCAAGACGACGACGGTGCAGCGCGTGAAGGTGTTCGGCATCGACGCGGACAAGAATCTGCTTTTCATCGAAGGCGGCGTGCCGGGATCGAGCCGCGCCGTCGTGCGCGTTGTCGAGACGAAAAAGCGGCGCAAGAGCGAACAGGCGGAAGGCCAGAGAGGATAACGGCCATGCCGAAAGTGGATATGAAAAGCCAGCAGGGCCAGGCGGCGGGCAGTCTCGAACTGCGCGACGATCTTTTCGGCGCGCCGGTTCGCGAGCATCTCCTTTGGGAGGTCGTTCGCAATCAGCTCGCCAATCGCCGCGCCGGCACGAAAAAGACCAAGGGCCGCACGGAAGTGAGCTACAGCGGCGCCAAGCTCTATCGCCAGAAGGGCACGGGCCGGGCCCGCGCGGGCAGCGCGCGCTCCGGCGTGCGCGTCGGCGGCGGGCACATTCACGCGATCGAGCCCAAGGACTGGTCGTTCAAGACCCCCAAGAAGGTGCGGCGCGGCGCCCTGGTCTCGGCGCTTTCGATGAAGGCGGGCGAGGACAAACTCACCGTCGTCGACGCACTCGCGCTCGATGCCGCCAAGACCAAATCGTTCGTCAGGCTGATGGGCGATCTCGGGGTGACGAACGCGCTGTTCGTCGTCGCCGAGCGCGACGAGTCGCTCGAACGCGCCAGCCGCAATCTGGGGGGCGCGAAGGTGCTGCCGGTCGCGGGGCTGAACGTGTATGACATCCTGCGCTACGACCGCCTGGTCGTGACGAAGGACGCGGTCGCGAAGATCGAGGAAAGGCTCGGCCAATGACGGATCCGCATCACATCATCAAGCGCCCGATCATCACGGAGAAGGCCAACCTGAACAAGGAAGACGCCGGCCATCACGTGTTCGAAGTCGCGCGCGACGCAACCAAGCTCGAAGTCCGCCGTGCGGTCGAGGAGTTGTTCGGCGTGCACGTGCTCGCCGTTCAC contains these protein-coding regions:
- the rplC gene encoding 50S ribosomal protein L3 — translated: MKGIFGTKLGMTQAFDGEGRRHALTVIEARPGTIIRVKSEEKDKYAAVQVGFFPVDARKVSRPVAGQVKKHLQLKTAFRLVREFRVTNPDDYKVGQEITVESFAAGDVVDVKGRSVGKGFQGAIRRHHHSRGPMTHGSKNRREAGSIGTSATPSRVLKGRPMAGHLGSKTTTVQRVKVFGIDADKNLLFIEGGVPGSSRAVVRVVETKKRRKSEQAEGQRG
- the rpsJ gene encoding 30S ribosomal protein S10, which encodes MAKQRIRIRLKAYDYKLLDKSSKEIAESAKRTGAHVSGPIPLPTKIEKFCVLRGPHVDKKSREQFEIRTHKRLIEIFDTTQETMEAMGKLELSPGVDVDIKLITSGAA
- a CDS encoding 50S ribosomal protein L23, which translates into the protein MTDPHHIIKRPIITEKANLNKEDAGHHVFEVARDATKLEVRRAVEELFGVHVLAVHTAVMRGKNKRRGRIFGRTPNWKKAVVKLAAGESIDFFEGV
- the tuf gene encoding elongation factor Tu (EF-Tu; promotes GTP-dependent binding of aminoacyl-tRNA to the A-site of ribosomes during protein biosynthesis; when the tRNA anticodon matches the mRNA codon, GTP hydrolysis results; the inactive EF-Tu-GDP leaves the ribosome and release of GDP is promoted by elongation factor Ts; many prokaryotes have two copies of the gene encoding EF-Tu) → EMVMPGENVKMTIELINPIALEDGVRFAIREGGRTVGAGVVTKVLK
- the rplD gene encoding 50S ribosomal protein L4 is translated as MPKVDMKSQQGQAAGSLELRDDLFGAPVREHLLWEVVRNQLANRRAGTKKTKGRTEVSYSGAKLYRQKGTGRARAGSARSGVRVGGGHIHAIEPKDWSFKTPKKVRRGALVSALSMKAGEDKLTVVDALALDAAKTKSFVRLMGDLGVTNALFVVAERDESLERASRNLGGAKVLPVAGLNVYDILRYDRLVVTKDAVAKIEERLGQ